Proteins found in one Massilia sp. H6 genomic segment:
- the queG gene encoding tRNA epoxyqueuosine(34) reductase QueG yields MPTISPDSPELAHAIKAWGAELGFADVRIADIDLAHAQAGLQAWLDAGCHGEMDYMASHGMKRARPDELVPGTLRAIVVRMDYLPMARGPQWREQEAARQREPGAAVVSVYARGRDYHKVLRNRLQALAERIEAAVGVLGYRVFTDSAPVMELPLAEKAGLGWRGKHTLLLSRTAGSTFFIGEILVDIALPVDPPVDGHCGSCQACIDVCPTQAILGPGRLDARRCISYLTIELKGSIPEQLRPLIGNRIYGCDDCQLVCPWNKFAQRAAVPDFDERNGLGDADLVTLFAWDESEFQRRMEGSPIRRIGHERWLRNLAVGLGNAAAAPAGKGDAAIVAALRSRAGHPSALVREHVAWALSRHAL; encoded by the coding sequence ATGCCGACCATCTCTCCAGACTCGCCCGAACTCGCCCATGCCATCAAGGCCTGGGGCGCGGAACTCGGATTTGCCGACGTGCGCATCGCCGACATCGATCTGGCGCATGCGCAAGCCGGTCTGCAAGCCTGGCTCGATGCCGGCTGCCATGGCGAGATGGATTATATGGCAAGCCACGGCATGAAGCGCGCCCGCCCTGACGAACTGGTGCCGGGCACGCTACGCGCCATCGTGGTGCGCATGGATTACCTGCCAATGGCGCGCGGGCCGCAGTGGCGTGAACAAGAAGCTGCGCGCCAGCGCGAACCCGGCGCCGCCGTGGTGTCGGTGTATGCCAGGGGCCGCGACTACCACAAGGTGTTGCGCAACCGCCTGCAGGCGCTGGCCGAGCGCATCGAGGCGGCAGTGGGCGTGCTGGGCTACCGCGTATTTACCGATTCGGCGCCGGTGATGGAGTTGCCGCTGGCGGAAAAAGCCGGCCTGGGCTGGCGGGGCAAGCACACCCTGCTGCTGTCGCGCACGGCCGGCTCGACCTTTTTCATCGGCGAGATCCTGGTCGACATCGCGCTTCCGGTCGACCCGCCCGTGGATGGCCACTGCGGCAGCTGTCAAGCCTGCATCGACGTCTGCCCGACCCAGGCGATCCTTGGCCCTGGCCGGCTCGATGCACGGCGCTGCATTTCCTATCTCACCATCGAGCTCAAGGGCAGTATTCCGGAACAACTGCGCCCGCTGATCGGCAACCGCATCTACGGCTGCGACGACTGCCAGCTGGTCTGCCCGTGGAACAAGTTCGCGCAGCGTGCGGCGGTGCCGGATTTCGACGAACGCAACGGTCTGGGCGACGCCGACCTGGTCACGCTGTTCGCCTGGGACGAAAGCGAATTCCAGCGCCGCATGGAAGGCAGTCCGATCCGGCGCATCGGGCACGAGCGCTGGTTGCGCAACTTGGCAGTGGGACTCGGCAATGCTGCCGCGGCCCCTGCCGGCAAGGGCGACGCCGCCATCGTGGCGGCGCTGCGCTCACGCGCCGGCCACCCCTCGGCGCTGGTGCGCGAGCACGTGGCCTGGGCGCTCAGCCGCCATGCCTTATAG
- a CDS encoding response regulator transcription factor, translating to MLHIVDDEDVIRDALAWLAQSRGLPARGYASGEEFLAAATTPEPEGDCVLLDVRMPGMNGIAVFDQLAKLGLVARLPVIFLTGHGDVPMAVDTLKRGAFDFFEKPFNDNVLMDRVEEALSASRKAAAAGVVQARLATLSGREREVLGLILAGMMNKVVADKLGISMRTVEVHRAHIFDKMQVKTAVELAGLLK from the coding sequence ATGCTGCACATCGTCGACGACGAAGACGTCATCCGTGACGCGCTGGCCTGGCTGGCGCAGTCGCGCGGCTTGCCGGCGCGGGGCTATGCCAGCGGCGAGGAGTTCCTGGCCGCCGCCACGACACCCGAGCCCGAGGGCGACTGCGTGCTGCTCGACGTGCGCATGCCCGGCATGAACGGCATCGCGGTATTTGACCAGTTGGCAAAACTTGGCCTGGTCGCACGCCTGCCGGTGATTTTCCTGACCGGCCACGGCGACGTGCCGATGGCAGTCGATACGCTCAAGCGCGGCGCCTTCGATTTCTTTGAAAAACCGTTCAACGACAACGTCTTGATGGACCGGGTGGAAGAAGCCTTGTCTGCCTCGCGCAAGGCGGCCGCGGCGGGCGTGGTCCAGGCGCGCCTGGCTACGCTGTCGGGGCGCGAACGCGAAGTGCTCGGGCTGATCCTGGCCGGCATGATGAACAAGGTCGTGGCCGACAAGCTCGGCATCAGCATGCGCACGGTCGAGGTGCACCGCGCGCATATCTTCGACAAGATGCAGGTGAAGACCGCGGTAGAGCTCGCTGGCCTGCTCAAGTAG
- the xerD gene encoding site-specific tyrosine recombinase XerD — protein MATAIDLGLIDEFCDTLWLEQGLARNSLDAYRRDLRLFASWLESQRPGCASLLAAQPEDIAAYFAERHLDTRPSSANRRLSVLKRFYGLALRRNQLSADPCLKMASAKQPVRFVHTLSETQVEALLGAPDVSTPLGLRERTMLELMYASGLRVSELVALKLVEVSLNDGVLRVTGKGSKTRLVPFGEEARRWLERYLEDARAIILNGQVDDALFVTGRGGPMTRQMFWILVKKHALKAGIAGPLSPHTLRHAFATHLLNHGADLRVVQLLLGHADISTTQIYTHVARERLKHLHAQHHPRG, from the coding sequence ATGGCAACAGCAATCGATCTGGGCCTGATCGACGAGTTCTGCGACACCCTCTGGCTGGAGCAGGGGCTGGCCAGGAATTCGCTCGACGCCTATCGCCGCGACCTGCGGCTGTTTGCCAGCTGGCTGGAGAGCCAGCGGCCCGGTTGCGCCAGCCTGCTGGCGGCGCAGCCGGAAGACATCGCCGCCTATTTCGCCGAACGCCACCTCGACACCCGCCCCAGTTCCGCCAACCGGCGCCTGTCGGTGCTCAAGCGTTTCTACGGGCTGGCGCTGCGGCGCAACCAGTTGTCCGCCGATCCCTGCCTTAAAATGGCCTCGGCAAAGCAGCCCGTGCGTTTCGTCCATACCTTGAGCGAAACCCAGGTTGAAGCGCTGCTCGGCGCGCCGGACGTGTCCACGCCGCTGGGCCTGCGCGAGCGCACGATGCTCGAACTGATGTATGCGAGCGGCCTGCGGGTGTCGGAACTGGTGGCCCTGAAACTGGTCGAAGTGAGCCTGAACGACGGCGTGCTGCGGGTCACGGGCAAGGGCAGCAAGACCCGCCTGGTGCCGTTCGGCGAGGAGGCGCGCCGCTGGCTCGAGCGCTACCTCGAAGATGCGCGCGCCATCATCCTCAACGGCCAGGTGGACGATGCGCTGTTTGTCACGGGCCGCGGCGGGCCGATGACTCGGCAGATGTTCTGGATCCTGGTCAAGAAACATGCGCTCAAAGCCGGTATCGCGGGACCGCTGTCGCCGCACACGCTGCGCCACGCCTTCGCCACCCATTTGCTCAATCACGGCGCCGACTTGCGGGTAGTGCAACTGTTGCTCGGTCACGCCGATATTTCGACCACACAGATCTATACCCATGTTGCGCGCGAGCGCCTCAAACACCTGCATGCCCAACATCATCCACGGGGTTAA
- a CDS encoding N-acetylmuramoyl-L-alanine amidase yields the protein MSPLPASAAQILAVRVWPAPDYTRVTLENDSNLKTEHFLVPDPPRLVVDIEGLGLSGTLKSLVAKVEANDPYIKQVRVGQNRPNVVRLVFDLKEEIKPQVFTLAPVAGYQHRLIFDLYPTRPVDPITAMIEKGEWSVDDTLPAPATGAIASAAGGANPASPLAAAPPAQTEAGPDAIAKLEAKMSALDGTAPPHAVQPPPSSRQPGATPSLPKVVRMVTIALDPGHGGEDPGAIGATGAYEKDIVLAIAKRLKARLEQLPNTRVMLTRDGDYYVPLGQRVQKARKVQADLFVSIHADAFVSPTARGSSVFVLSEKGASSSAARWLANDQNKADLIGGTNVATQDKLLASVLFDLSTTAQINDSLKLGNAVLREIGGINRLHKSAVEQAGFAVLKAPDIPSILVETAFISNREEEAKLRDEGYQNQLAEAITNGIKRYFAANPPMAKSRQT from the coding sequence ATGTCGCCGCTGCCGGCCAGCGCCGCGCAGATTCTCGCCGTGCGGGTCTGGCCCGCGCCCGACTACACCCGCGTGACGCTGGAAAACGACAGCAATCTCAAGACCGAACACTTCCTGGTGCCCGACCCGCCGCGGCTGGTCGTGGATATCGAAGGCCTCGGCCTGTCCGGTACGCTCAAAAGCCTGGTGGCCAAGGTCGAAGCGAACGACCCCTACATCAAGCAGGTGCGGGTCGGCCAGAACCGTCCCAACGTGGTGCGCCTGGTGTTCGATCTGAAAGAAGAAATCAAGCCGCAGGTGTTCACGCTGGCGCCGGTGGCGGGCTACCAGCACCGCCTGATCTTCGACCTGTATCCGACCCGGCCGGTCGATCCGATCACGGCGATGATCGAAAAAGGCGAATGGAGCGTGGATGACACGCTACCAGCGCCAGCCACCGGCGCCATTGCCAGCGCCGCGGGCGGCGCCAATCCCGCCTCGCCGCTGGCGGCCGCGCCGCCGGCGCAGACCGAAGCCGGACCGGACGCCATCGCCAAGCTCGAAGCGAAGATGTCGGCCCTGGACGGCACCGCGCCGCCGCATGCGGTGCAGCCGCCGCCATCGAGCCGCCAGCCCGGCGCCACCCCATCGCTGCCGAAGGTCGTGCGCATGGTGACGATCGCACTCGACCCGGGCCACGGCGGCGAAGACCCGGGCGCGATTGGCGCCACCGGGGCCTACGAAAAAGATATCGTGCTGGCCATCGCCAAGCGCCTCAAAGCCAGGCTGGAACAGCTGCCCAATACCCGCGTCATGCTCACCCGCGACGGCGATTACTACGTGCCGCTGGGCCAGCGCGTGCAAAAGGCGCGCAAGGTACAGGCCGACCTGTTCGTCTCGATCCATGCCGACGCCTTTGTGTCGCCCACCGCGCGCGGCTCGTCGGTGTTCGTGCTGTCCGAAAAAGGCGCCAGCTCGAGCGCGGCGCGCTGGCTGGCGAACGACCAGAACAAGGCCGACCTGATCGGCGGCACCAATGTCGCGACCCAGGACAAGCTGCTCGCCAGCGTGCTGTTCGACCTGTCGACGACGGCCCAGATCAACGACAGCCTGAAACTGGGCAACGCGGTGCTGCGCGAAATCGGCGGCATCAACCGGCTGCACAAGAGCGCGGTCGAACAGGCCGGCTTTGCGGTGCTGAAAGCGCCGGACATTCCGTCGATCCTGGTCGAAACCGCCTTCATCTCGAACCGCGAAGAAGAAGCCAAGCTGCGCGACGAGGGCTACCAGAACCAGCTGGCCGAGGCCATCACCAACGGCATCAAACGCTATTTCGCCGCCAACCCGCCCATGGCCAAGAGCCGCCAGACCTGA
- a CDS encoding TRAP transporter substrate-binding protein has translation MQIPALAAVVLAACIACASPPARAQAPIVIKFSHVVAPETPKGRAAEHFKALAEQRTGGRVKVEVYPNSQLYRDREELEALQLGAVQMLAPSLAKFAPLGVKEFEAFNLPYIFPSKKALYTVLEGRIGRNLLQKLEPKGITGLAYWDNGFKIMSANKPLLQPADFAGLRMRIQASKVLDAQMRALGAQPLALAFSETAPALRDGVVEGTENTPSNMFTQRMHESQAHLTLSNHGYLGYAVIVNKKFWDGLPRELRSILERAMADTTAFEKAIAERANDEALEAIRRSGKTTIHTLTPAQQAAWRRALAPVTTQMQARIGQDVVEAIRHAVAR, from the coding sequence ATGCAGATCCCAGCCCTGGCTGCCGTAGTCCTGGCAGCATGTATTGCCTGCGCCAGCCCGCCGGCCCGGGCGCAGGCCCCGATCGTCATCAAGTTCAGCCACGTGGTCGCACCAGAGACCCCGAAGGGGCGGGCCGCCGAGCACTTCAAGGCGCTGGCCGAGCAGCGTACCGGCGGCCGGGTGAAAGTGGAAGTCTACCCGAACAGCCAGCTCTACCGGGACCGCGAGGAGCTCGAAGCCCTGCAGCTGGGGGCGGTGCAGATGCTCGCGCCCTCGCTGGCCAAGTTCGCGCCGCTGGGTGTGAAGGAATTCGAAGCCTTCAACCTGCCCTATATTTTTCCGTCAAAGAAAGCGCTGTACACCGTGCTCGAGGGCCGCATCGGCCGCAACCTGTTGCAAAAGCTCGAACCGAAAGGCATCACCGGCCTGGCCTACTGGGACAATGGCTTCAAGATCATGTCGGCAAATAAGCCGTTGTTGCAGCCGGCCGATTTTGCTGGCCTGCGCATGCGCATCCAGGCCTCGAAGGTGCTGGACGCGCAGATGCGCGCGCTGGGCGCCCAGCCGCTGGCGCTGGCGTTCTCGGAAACCGCGCCGGCCCTGCGCGATGGCGTGGTGGAGGGCACCGAGAACACGCCCTCGAACATGTTCACGCAGCGCATGCACGAGTCGCAGGCGCACCTGACGCTGTCGAACCATGGCTACCTGGGCTATGCCGTCATTGTCAACAAGAAGTTCTGGGACGGCTTGCCACGCGAGCTACGCTCTATCCTGGAACGGGCGATGGCCGACACCACCGCTTTCGAGAAGGCCATTGCCGAACGCGCCAACGACGAGGCGCTGGAGGCGATCCGCCGTTCCGGCAAGACCACCATTCATACATTGACCCCGGCGCAGCAGGCCGCCTGGCGCCGTGCGCTGGCCCCGGTGACCACGCAGATGCAGGCGCGCATCGGGCAGGATGTGGTGGAGGCGATCCGGCATGCAGTGGCGCGCTAG
- a CDS encoding methylated-DNA--[protein]-cysteine S-methyltransferase, translating into MKTDQASISFNAIVPAQFGAIGIRTQDGRVRELVYLPPSYAEHAADNAVAAQAVEQVARYLHDPDFRFDLPLFEAGTDYQRRVWAAICAIPRGKVTTYGQLAKLISSAPRAVGQACGANWFPLVIPCHRVTASSGLGGFANQDDENGFHLSVKRWLLRHEGATASPWQQQSIWA; encoded by the coding sequence ATGAAGACAGACCAGGCAAGTATCTCGTTCAATGCCATCGTGCCCGCGCAGTTCGGCGCCATCGGCATCCGTACCCAGGACGGGCGGGTGCGCGAACTGGTGTACCTGCCGCCCTCATACGCCGAGCATGCGGCCGACAACGCCGTTGCGGCCCAGGCCGTGGAGCAGGTGGCACGTTACCTGCACGATCCCGACTTTCGCTTCGACCTGCCACTGTTCGAGGCCGGCACCGACTACCAGCGCCGGGTCTGGGCCGCGATTTGCGCGATCCCGCGGGGCAAGGTCACGACCTATGGCCAGCTTGCCAAACTGATCAGCTCGGCGCCGCGCGCCGTGGGCCAGGCCTGCGGCGCCAACTGGTTTCCCCTGGTGATACCTTGCCATCGCGTGACGGCGTCCAGCGGCTTGGGCGGCTTTGCGAACCAGGACGACGAAAACGGCTTTCACCTGTCGGTCAAGCGCTGGCTGCTCAGGCACGAAGGCGCCACCGCATCTCCATGGCAACAGCAATCGATCTGGGCCTGA
- a CDS encoding DUF3052 family protein, protein MSEKTVADKMFLKTVKSMQIINGQVHPSMVAQMPAELQKEGDDPVDVVLLFAMNRKDLEQYLPIAKERLGDKGSLWIAYLKQSASKATDINRDSINAYARENGITGVAMISLDLDWSALRLKRIAL, encoded by the coding sequence ATGAGCGAAAAAACAGTTGCAGACAAGATGTTCCTGAAGACGGTGAAGTCGATGCAGATCATCAACGGCCAGGTGCATCCCTCGATGGTGGCGCAGATGCCCGCCGAGCTCCAGAAAGAAGGCGACGATCCAGTCGACGTGGTCTTGCTGTTCGCCATGAACCGCAAGGATCTCGAGCAATATTTGCCAATCGCCAAAGAACGCCTGGGCGACAAGGGATCGCTGTGGATTGCCTACCTCAAGCAGAGCGCCTCCAAGGCCACCGACATCAACCGCGATTCGATCAATGCCTACGCCAGGGAAAACGGCATTACCGGGGTGGCGATGATTTCCCTCGACCTCGACTGGTCGGCCCTGCGCCTCAAGCGCATCGCGCTATAA
- the tsaE gene encoding tRNA (adenosine(37)-N6)-threonylcarbamoyltransferase complex ATPase subunit type 1 TsaE: MQSFKAYLPDESATAALGAALARALVPGLVIYLHGDLGAGKTALTRALIQAAGHTGTVKSPTYTLSEPYRVQVDGQPLNVIHYDLYRMSSPEEFLDAGFRDDFDGHNVCIVEWPEKGEPVLPPPDVRVLLNVSGLGREVELQPLSKLGLLCLDRLAYSPS, translated from the coding sequence ATGCAGTCTTTCAAAGCCTATCTCCCCGACGAATCCGCCACCGCCGCACTGGGCGCGGCGCTGGCGCGCGCACTCGTGCCCGGCCTGGTGATCTACCTGCACGGCGACCTCGGCGCCGGCAAGACCGCGCTCACGCGCGCCCTGATCCAGGCCGCCGGCCATACCGGCACGGTCAAGAGTCCCACCTATACGCTGTCCGAACCCTACCGCGTGCAGGTCGACGGCCAGCCGCTGAACGTGATCCACTACGACTTGTACCGCATGTCCAGCCCGGAAGAATTCCTGGATGCGGGTTTTCGCGACGATTTCGACGGCCACAACGTGTGCATCGTCGAATGGCCCGAAAAGGGTGAACCGGTATTGCCGCCGCCCGACGTCCGGGTGCTGCTGAACGTCAGCGGTCTCGGCCGTGAGGTAGAATTGCAGCCGTTGTCCAAATTAGGCCTGCTATGCCTCGATCGCCTCGCCTACTCCCCATCCTGA
- a CDS encoding PAS domain S-box protein: protein MVSPATERVRSWRWLTPVLLVLLFLAVLIWLPWQARQMEATERQEQLIADTLWVEQTLRFELARSEEALAVLGADLVRLPPSQPALQARFKQMFNNGRELVRVVWYDANGRVLASHGLEPPAALPLPTRVAADVAGATRRARYSEPYGASPASPGVIDFYLPLQADGRPAGSLIATYSLQVLLDEAVPWWFAQDNALTLLDRDERPVARRASGGPGRGVYTHRRELDLPGALVALSTNSVKSAPKLLPNLLVGSVVVLALGLVLSLGALWRHISRTLAAESALRQQMAFRTAMENSLITGLRARDLEGRVTYVNRAFCEIVGLPPQELVGKQPPMAYWAPEVMAEYEERFRGVLSGTITPQFETVFQRPDGERVPVLVFEAPLVDADGRQTGWMSSVLDITDRKRAEKLNRQQQEKLEASARLATMGEISSMLAHELNQPLAAISSYTAGALNVLERAGQAGEPLNPGMLRHALDGARQQAQRAGQIIRSVHEFVKKREPLRELVTIRSVIDGVHALVELQARQASVVLRTELAPQLPPVLADRVLLEQVLLNLTRNAIEAMHDTRPDQRVLRIAAHQAEGQVLVSVIDRGHGIAPEVAAGLFSPFYTTKAEGMGMGLSICRTAIEFHGGTLDHAPNPGGGTMFTFALQAQAASAAPG, encoded by the coding sequence ATGGTGTCGCCCGCCACCGAGCGCGTGCGTTCGTGGCGCTGGCTCACGCCCGTGCTGCTGGTGCTGCTGTTCCTGGCCGTACTGATCTGGCTACCCTGGCAGGCACGCCAGATGGAGGCAACCGAGCGCCAGGAGCAACTCATTGCCGACACGCTGTGGGTCGAGCAGACGCTGCGCTTCGAACTGGCGCGCAGCGAAGAAGCGCTGGCGGTGCTAGGTGCCGACCTGGTCCGACTCCCCCCTTCCCAGCCAGCGCTGCAGGCGCGCTTCAAGCAGATGTTCAATAACGGGCGCGAATTGGTGCGGGTGGTCTGGTATGACGCCAATGGCCGGGTCTTGGCCAGCCACGGCCTGGAGCCGCCCGCCGCCCTGCCGCTGCCGACCCGGGTAGCGGCCGATGTGGCCGGCGCCACCCGCCGTGCCCGCTACAGCGAACCCTATGGTGCCAGCCCGGCTTCGCCCGGCGTCATCGACTTCTACTTGCCCCTGCAGGCAGACGGCCGCCCTGCCGGCAGCTTGATCGCCACCTACAGCCTGCAGGTGCTGCTCGACGAAGCCGTGCCGTGGTGGTTCGCGCAAGACAATGCGCTTACCCTGCTCGATCGCGACGAGCGTCCCGTGGCGCGGCGCGCCTCCGGCGGTCCCGGTCGCGGCGTCTACACGCACCGGCGCGAGCTCGACCTGCCCGGCGCACTGGTGGCGCTGTCCACCAACAGCGTGAAAAGCGCGCCCAAGCTGCTGCCGAACCTGTTGGTCGGGTCGGTCGTCGTGCTGGCGCTGGGCCTGGTGCTGAGCCTGGGCGCGCTGTGGCGCCACATCTCGCGCACCCTGGCGGCAGAAAGCGCGCTGCGCCAGCAGATGGCCTTTCGTACCGCGATGGAAAACTCCCTGATCACCGGCCTGCGCGCACGCGACCTGGAAGGCCGTGTCACCTATGTCAACCGCGCATTCTGCGAAATCGTCGGCCTGCCGCCTCAAGAACTGGTCGGCAAGCAGCCGCCGATGGCCTACTGGGCGCCGGAAGTAATGGCCGAGTACGAAGAACGCTTTCGCGGCGTGCTGTCGGGAACGATCACGCCGCAGTTCGAGACCGTGTTCCAGCGCCCCGACGGAGAGCGGGTGCCGGTGCTGGTGTTCGAGGCACCGCTGGTGGACGCCGACGGCCGCCAGACCGGATGGATGAGCTCGGTTTTGGACATCACCGACCGCAAGCGCGCCGAGAAGCTCAACCGCCAGCAGCAGGAAAAGCTCGAAGCCAGCGCGCGCCTGGCGACCATGGGCGAGATCTCATCGATGCTGGCGCACGAACTGAACCAGCCGCTGGCGGCGATCTCGAGCTACACCGCGGGCGCGCTCAATGTGCTCGAGCGCGCCGGACAGGCGGGCGAGCCGCTCAACCCCGGCATGCTCAGGCATGCGCTGGACGGGGCGCGCCAGCAGGCCCAGCGCGCCGGCCAGATCATCCGCAGCGTGCACGAATTCGTGAAAAAGCGCGAGCCGCTGCGCGAACTGGTAACGATCCGCAGCGTGATCGATGGCGTGCATGCGCTGGTCGAGCTGCAGGCACGCCAGGCCAGCGTGGTGCTGCGCACCGAACTGGCGCCGCAGCTGCCGCCGGTACTGGCCGACCGCGTGCTGCTCGAGCAGGTGCTGCTGAACCTGACGCGCAATGCGATCGAGGCGATGCACGATACCCGGCCGGACCAGCGCGTGCTGCGCATCGCCGCGCACCAGGCCGAAGGACAGGTATTGGTCTCGGTGATCGACCGCGGCCATGGCATTGCGCCCGAGGTGGCGGCCGGCCTGTTCTCGCCCTTTTACACGACCAAGGCCGAAGGCATGGGCATGGGCCTGTCGATTTGCCGCACCGCGATCGAGTTCCATGGCGGCACCCTGGACCACGCGCCCAATCCGGGCGGCGGCACCATGTTCACGTTTGCGCTGCAAGCCCAGGCGGCAAGCGCGGCGCCGGGCTAA
- a CDS encoding D-hexose-6-phosphate mutarotase, with protein sequence MTLATHATVGQLPAIRISAPDGAEATVTLYGAHLVSWKGADGQERMFCSARSALDGSKAIRGGVPVIFPQFAEQGSGMRHGFARVVTWRLEDSGLDDSDMPGAAWASFSLALGDLPPTVADAWPHQFMLGLRVAVRANELSMVLTVRNLGAAPFPFAAALHTYHLVPDICEVRIEGVSADQISILDALDEIYRNVPGQATLTSSAGTLTIEQTGFRDAVVWNPGPVDAAALSDMDNDEYQRFVCIEPALLDPFTLEPGQSWSGTYRLS encoded by the coding sequence ATGACCCTCGCCACCCACGCTACCGTCGGCCAGCTGCCCGCAATTCGCATCAGCGCCCCGGACGGCGCCGAAGCCACCGTGACGCTGTATGGCGCGCACCTGGTCTCGTGGAAGGGCGCGGACGGCCAGGAGCGCATGTTCTGCAGTGCCAGGTCGGCACTCGATGGCAGCAAAGCGATCCGCGGCGGCGTGCCGGTGATTTTTCCGCAGTTCGCCGAACAGGGTAGCGGCATGCGCCACGGCTTCGCACGGGTGGTGACCTGGCGGCTGGAAGACAGCGGCCTGGACGACAGTGACATGCCCGGCGCGGCCTGGGCCAGCTTCAGCCTGGCGCTGGGCGACCTGCCCCCTACCGTCGCCGATGCATGGCCGCACCAGTTCATGCTGGGCCTGCGCGTCGCGGTGCGCGCCAACGAGCTCTCGATGGTACTCACGGTGCGCAACCTGGGGGCCGCCCCGTTCCCGTTCGCGGCGGCGCTGCACACCTACCACCTGGTGCCGGACATCTGCGAGGTACGCATCGAAGGCGTGTCAGCGGACCAGATATCGATACTCGACGCACTCGACGAAATCTACCGCAACGTTCCGGGCCAGGCCACCCTGACATCCAGCGCGGGCACCTTGACCATCGAGCAAACCGGCTTTCGCGATGCGGTGGTGTGGAATCCGGGGCCGGTCGATGCGGCGGCGCTGTCGGACATGGACAATGACGAGTACCAGCGTTTCGTGTGCATCGAACCGGCGCTGCTCGATCCGTTCACGCTGGAGCCGGGGCAAAGCTGGAGCGGGACCTATCGGCTGAGCTGA